ACCACACGGTTCACCACTACCAGCGGTTTGTTCctttcacacacagcacaaataAAACCTGCTATTCCGTACTGATCCATGACTAATCTATTTTAATACTCCATGGCCCTACATGATCTTTCCAGCAGGCTCTGTTGACAGGGTAGAGGGTCCGAGGGACCTGATTGCCAGCCAGGTGACACCACGGTCTGCTGTGTTGACATGGAAGCCTCCTACGCACACACTGGCGAGCTACAAGCTGACCTATCAGACAGCTGGCCAGGAGATGACGGTGAGGTTGTTGTTAAGCTTCAAGAACATATATGCCCTTGAAGGGTTTGACAAATTCTGGATTATTTTCATTGTGCTGGAGGTGCTACTGAACTTTTCTCTCCCTTGTGCACAGGAAGTGACCCTCGATGGCTCCGCCACCCAGCACAAGCTGAAGAGACTCCAACCCAAGTCGAAGTACACCGTGAGGCTGCAGGGAGAGCGGCAGGGGGAGTACAGTGTGGCCATCTCCACTGACTTCACCACGGGTTTGTGTATCTCCACAGTCTTCTGTGGAAGATGACTCGCGCTTTCACTACCAACGTCACTGAACACAAGACGCGCTCCACTTCAGCAGAGAGTTAAGAAGACTTGTAAATCATGCAAGTGAAAAACTCCAATTGTATCATAAACAAAAGGCCGTACTCTGTCGAAGGCTTGCTTTCCACGCATcttgttcattcagctgaaagTCCACCATTAACTGTTTACCCCCATCGCTCGCCACTGTCAGTTTCTGTACCCAATGGGTCTGCTCCTGTTCCTCTGCCTTCCTCCTAGGTACGCTCGCCTTCCCTTTCCCCACCGACTGCTCCCAGGAGCTGATGAATGGGGTCCATGACTCTTACGAGGTGGAGGTCTTCCCCAATGGGCCACAGGGGCAGTCGGCCTTGGTCTACTGTGACATGGAGACCGATGGAGGGGGCTGGACGGTGAGAGCATCGTGGAGTAGTGACACTTACACTAAAAGATAAACAGCAGAGctacagtaacagttcattcatttcacttctTTACATAATGTGCCACCTAATTGGCAAGCTTAATAAGTCAGTTTTAACTTGAGGAGCTGGCATTTTATGGTCTGCTTAGTGAAGAATTCTCCATCTGTTTTATATgcatctgtgtgtctgcataCGGTTATTGTCCAGGTTATCCAAAGGAGAATGGATGGGAAAACTAATTTCTTCAGAGGCTGGCGGGAGTATAGCGCCGGCTTTGGCAACATCAGCGGAGAGTTTTGGATAGGTGAGATGCGTTAGTGCAGCTATTGCACTGGGGTTGTGTTGTTCATGATTAGTAGACTTACGGCACTTTGATGCGTTTTTAATAGGAATGACATCATTCTCCATCTGACAATATTTAGCACAGTGCAGCACAGTCCTTCCTGATGAACATACCTCAATTTTGGCTGCTAACAGTTTTTTGGTAACATTCAGCACTGATTCATCACAGAAACCCTTGATGATTGTTTTTCAGGaagcaaaacattaaatgaaCTTTCCTTAAATATTACAGTTGGGAAAATTAATAAGACGCATCTCTATTTGATATTATATCAAATATCTAGTGCATCCactgaaaaataactgaaaagtcAGCTTAAACAGAGGCTCCGAGCGCCCCCTTAAGGATTAACTCTAGGGTTCCACAGGTCTGTTTTGCCCACCTGTGTATTCAGCAGTCTCACACCTCTGTACTTGCACGCATCAAACCTCAGCTTTCTTTTCAATTTCTCTGACTTTAAGTGCTATGTATTCACTCAATACAAATGTTCACTTTTTGAACCTTTCTGAATATCTAATTAACATGAAAGGAATTTTCAGTAATACATATTGAATATTCAtgtcaaaacagaaatgcattagAACCCCCAGCTGAAGTAGTTAGTAGTCAGTGGAAATGAGAATGTGGCGTAAATTCCCAGGGGTTTTATTAATTGTACTTAGACAATAGACGAGTCACACAGTGTTGCTTCTAGTTGTTTTAACAGTATCCCCCCGTTAATATATAACACTCCAGGCAACGAGTTGCTTCACAACCTGACCCGAATGACCCCCATGGCCCTGCGCATAGACCTTCGCTCAGGGTCCGAGTCTGTCTTTGCCCACTACTCCTCCTTCTCCGTTGACACGCAGAAGAATCACTATGCCATCCAGGTGTCTGGCTACTCGGGCACTGCTGGTAAGAAACATAAAGTTCGGCAGGAGGAAATAAACTTCATAAGGGTTCTagttaaaaacacaacacagggTGAAACTGGGTACATGCGGAAGTGTCAAAAATTAAACGCATTTTCATTGTCTCATTCACCCAAAGTTGCTTcttattttctccatttatacagctggatattttagtCAAGCACTTTATCTATCTGTCTTAAATGCTATGCCACATATCTCTCATGTAGAAGCGTTAGAGGCCCACATTTTTCTGAATCCTCTCTGATCTTTCTGGATCCATCCTCATGCTTCCCACACTTTTCGCCATTCTTCTCCAGGGGACTCCATGAAGTACCACAATGGGCGTCCATTCTCCACCCGAGACAGAGATCCCAACCCCTTCATCACCCGCTGTGCCGTGTCATACCGTGGGGGCTGGTGGTACAAGAATTGCCATGAGGCCAACCTTAATGGCCTGTATGACACCCACACCAACCACCAGGTATGGGCCTTTTGCTCTGTTCACATTAAATCTAGTCACAAACATCCAGTTCTGGATCCATGGAGAGTAGCTTTACTTgaattgttttacagttttcGAGAAAACAACAAACCTCCACAAAGCTCTCTTTGTGTTCTAGGGCATAATATGGACAGAGTGGAAAGGCAAGGACTTCTCAATCCCGTTCACTGAAATGAAGATCCGACCATCCTCCTTCACCCCCTCAACTCAGGGCTAGAGAAAGCATAAGATGTACAGTTCGAAAGAGAGACTGAGAGATGGAAAATGCACGCCACCTTCACACAATTCATCACCTCACACCACTATCCACTGTACAATTCACACTTAGATCAGTgcctgtaaacacacacacgtacaatGTAACTCAAATTCTTCAGCTAAAGgcaataaatatatacacagtcTAGCCCAAACAGCAATATATGTCAACATGACGTACCAAACCAGTAAtcaatatattattttgtacagtttttcatatatctgaaaaactgtacaaattTCTGTACATTCTGAACTTTAACAGCGAGAGTGTTTGAATTTTGCAGTTTCTGTGCTATTTTAATGTCACCCAGCATTGCTGCAGTCCAATAAAGTTATGGCGGAAGCAGGTATACgaaataatgtttaaaacacACTGTATGCTTCTTTCATTGTCACTTCCACAGAATCAGGTTACTATAAAAACTGTGAACGTACTAATTGAAGATATCCATTCTAGTCCACATTAAGAAGGTACTGGTCTTGCTGTTCATGTTTGCAGGTCGTACTATAGGGCTTTGTATAAAATTGTCCACCACGGATTATAAGAAATGTATTGAATGACTTTATGTGCCATTTTAGAACTAAAGCTGCATTGAGAAATGTACCAAATTTGTAACGTTAAATCATTTCTCTGTAATGTGCTGTAGTTTGAACAGGTTCACAATACCATGTTTAATTatcctgtttttgttctgtattACTCTGTTTGTAATTGACAGGTGCAGAACTTTATTTTACCACTACAATTATGTCTGTCCAGCTCAAATTAAAACAAGCAGGAGTAGATTGAATGAGACAGTGTTGTATACAGTGTTACTTTTTCTTAAATACATTTCTCAACCTGTCATGTATATTAAACTGGCTTATGGTAGACTGGGCTGTGACTTTTGTTGATGTGACTGCACTGGTAATAGAATTTATAACTAACCACCCATACCTACAGTATGTTGTTTTATAGTAGGcaagatatatatttatttctgtctcCCCTGGACAGAACACAGCCAGGCTTTTTTGGGCTAGACTGGACTGCAGCAAGGTGGCCAGACAGGATAccatagaaaaagaaaaacaggtgtGGTCAAAAGATGGGCAATCATCAGAAAGGGCACTGAAGGTTCTCCTAGGCCACACACAGGGAAAAAGTTAAGATGAAGGGGTGTGGCTACATATAAGTGGCCAGATGCTTCTCGTTCAGTTGCTTTATTGAAGAGTTGCAGGCGGGGCTTGTAATGCAAAAGTTTCTTTATGAATATGCAAATTATAGAGGagaatttaaatatgtataatgttTTTGAATTGTATAACAAGTTGACATGTTATATGGTAGATTTAAGCTGTACACATgttaaaatttgtcatttacagtgtaatttaaagtatttttgatGGAAACATTTCTGTTCTTAAGAACTGGAGTGTATAAGTTCTCATTTCAGCTCTTTGTTTCACCACTAAACTGAGGACACAGTTCTCGCCAGGATCAGTCTTTTAGAGAATATGTTTCAGAAGCGGAAtatccatcatcatcaccatcatcatcaccggAAGCAGCAACTTCAGAAAGAAATCCGCAGACTACCTGTAGCGCTTCTGATACAAGTGTGACCTCTGCCATCAATGATACAATAAACTCTTTATTATTACCATTCcctttctctcttcttctcctgtGTCCTGCTTCCTAGTTACTGTGAGTCTCTCCTCACTTGGTGGAATAAGCGCGAAGTCGCCTCCCATTATTCCGAATTCGAAATTGTTCATGCACATATCATATgatatttttccccatatttttttACATGCGCCTGCTTCTCACATAGGTAGAAatcaatgtgtgttttctgttccagATACTCTGATTTTGCCGTATTTGATTTCTCGAGCCCCGGCGCGAGCCCGTGGCGTGGTTGCTTCCTCCTCGCGCGCAACTCGTGCACGTTAGTCtagaagtgaaagtgaaagcGGAGCGACGCGCTGGTCGGTGAATTGCTGACACACGGGGGCACGGTACCGTACCGTACCGCACCGCACCGAACGGGGACCGAGACCCTCAGCTGCTGGGCATCGCCGGATCTCTCCGCGCTTCTTCTTGTCGTTTCCGAACACCGCGCCGTTGAGTGATCGCCCTGAACACTTTGTCcgaagatcatcatcatcatgatgaacATCGACCAGCGGCCCTGTGAGTCCCAGAGAGGCGGCTTCTCCTTCGAGAACTCCCGCAGGTGAGAACTCCTACACTTCTCCTACATCTCATACTCATTCCTACATCTCCGACATCTCCACGTGTTCTATCCCTAAATATGAGGTCTACACCTCATCTATAAATTACATTCCTGGATCTTCGTGTCTCCTGTATATCCTATATTTTCCAACAGCTGCACATCTCCTACaacaatttcatattttgtttcctACATAATATACATCTCCTGTATCTCCACTGAGTATCTCCTAGACCTCTGCTTTTCTTACATGTCATACATCTCCTCAACTCGTTCGCACCAGACATCTCCACACCTCCTTTGGCCTGGTGTCCACacacaagaacaaagaaaacactgcaagAGTAGGACAGTCAGTGTCATGTTCTTCATCACTTCGACTACACTACCTGTTTTTCACACTAGTCGTTAAAACAGTAACTAGGAAGGACAACCACTAATACTACAGGAATACTATGGTATACTGTACTCTGTAATGGCTGTATCACACTACCTGCATCTCAGTGCAGTGGACCAAATTTAAAAGTTTATGCTATACTTTTGCTGTAGAACCTAGTTCACAGAGCTATAATCCTAAAGTACACAATTTAAAGCTAAGAAGTGAAACTTAATTAACTACATTTTACAGTAGACTGGTACATACTGCCATACAGCTCACTGCTGTGGCATAGTCtaatatcatttacatttacattacatttccatgtatttatttagcggatacttttctccaaagcgacttccaatgagctctatgcagtgttatcagcccacacaccttattcaccaaggtaacttacactgctatatgcACTagttacaataggtcactcaaccatacatcagcaCATTTAGTGCTCTGCCATGGTGAAAAAAGGTGTACATTGTACTGTAAAGCGTAAACACATTCTGTAGTAGCGTAACTGTGatttgtgactgtgtgtgttacaggaaTGCAATGTTAGAGGAGAACCTGTCAAAATTAGGGTACAGTGCCCCCAAGGCCAGGAAGACTGGGACCACAATCGCTGGAATAATGTACAAGGTGATGCTGGAActgataaatacagtacagtgtgtgtgtgtgtgtgtgcttgactgTGGAACTCATACACTATAGTTCCTCCTCTCTTACTTTTACTCTTACAGTAATATGTTTGGTAGGAAAACACTTGGATGTTTCCTCTATAAAACTGTTATTAATCAAACGCTCTGGAATTCTGGCCCAAGCAGCTGTGATATCAGACTCATATTGCAGCACATCTGGTCCCCGGTTAAGTGGCTGGTGATGACATACTGACAGCATTTCAAGAACAGATCTGAAACGATCTAGGTTTGAGTACTAGAAAGTATAAATGCACCTATGAAACTAATAATCTATGTTTCTATAAAATCTGTTAATGTGCCGAAAGTGTAAAGAGTAGTTTTTCATCGTCTTTCTTTTATAGGGTTAACTAATATACTACATCTTACTTTATAGGGTTACCTAATATATATCTTTCACTCTCCATTTCCCTCTGTCCCTTTCTCCCTCTTGCTTCTCTCCTTCCATCTGGCACTTTCTCTTTCAGGATGGAGTCATACTGGGGGCAGACACAAGGGCAACAGATGACATGGTGGTGGCTGACAAGAATTGCATGAAGATCCACTACATCGCACCCAACATCTAGTGAGTGGTGGGGTGACAATGAATTAAAGCCATGACCTTAAACCACGTGGGACGGTGTACGGAGGACATTTGGAGTGCAGCAGCGACTCTGTGTGACCCACACTCCTAAGCTTATGACGACTGTGTTGCTGTGCAGTTGCTGTGGAGCAGGAGTGGCCGCGGACGCAGAAATCACCACCCAGATGATGGCATCCAACGTGGAGCTACACTCACTAAGTACAGGCCGTCCTCCTATGGTGGTCACAGTGACAAGACAGTTGAAACAGTTGCTTTTCAGGTGAGGTGAGCTACGACACACTAAGGAGAGGGGCTGAACCGAACAAGGGTAGTGTTTCTTATTACAGACTTTATTATTCCAGCATTTTGAAAGTTTATCTCCGAAGCATTTAGGACCGTCAGCACAGGTTTCCTAGGTTACGGTTAGTATGCAAGCTATTGGAACTGCAGCGAGGCATGCTATGGCCTGTCCACAGGTAGTCGCCTTCTGCAGAGCTCAGTCCTTCAGCTCTTACAGTTCTCCTTCTACCACTAAATGCCCTAAATTCTAAATTTTCTGCCTCTAGGTACCAGGGCCACATTGGCTCCTCTCTGATAGTGGGAGGTGTGGATGCAACAGGGACCCACCTCTACAGCATCTACCCACACGGCTCTACTGACAAGCTGCCCTATCTGACCATGGGTGCGGCCCTGCATTcagtgttttctctctctctgtccacagATCGTGATTCTGGGTCTCTGTAGCACTGCACTCTGTTTACGTTGATGTTTGTCTCAGACACATCTGGCTTTCATTGAAGTCAATGACCTCAGACAAGACAAGGCCTTGTCACATATTTAATTCTTGGATCTCGCCAGAAAACAGTATCACTGAATACATAAAGCAAATGAAGACTTCTTCGGTACATTAATgctaaaaataataacttgAATTGGGAAATAATTAAATTTCTGTAATGCTGATGAactaatgaggaaaaaaatggaaatggacgAGGAGCCACATATTTCATGAAATATGATCTTTGTTTttagtaaatgttttaatatatcCAAAACCTCTCATTCATAGAGGGTATGGTATTTCTACTGTTTACTCACCCACCACCTCAGTATCAGTACTTATCCCTGAACTGCTGTAGTTCTTTTCCTTGATGCATTATATCATTcccaaaaaatgaaagaaaaggctttatttattttccagccCTGACTCAATAACTCACACATACCCTAGGggattgtattttttcttcatgaaTTTCACATGACGGAAAGCTTTTAGTATTTTTGTGGTTTAAAGAAGCCATCTCCATTCAGAATGTCACATTAAAGTATGACAAATGACAGCCTCGCGGACTGAACCTCCGCGTGTGCCAGTTGAGGAGTTTTTGGAAGAATAGAGTCGCAAAGCTTATCGGTCCCCAGCAGTCCAGCAGTTTATCttattgtctttatttgttaaatttcagggtcaggagcagcagctgctatGTCGGTGTTTGAGGATCGATACAAACCAAACATGGAGGTGAGTCACTAAAACTTGTTGGTATTCATACCTTTTTCAGCATTTGCAGCTGTCATTGGAAACATTACTGGCATCTCAGTCCCTTTCTCTTGgtatttcctgttttctttctgcCTTTCTCCTCTCCGTCTCTCGTGCAGCTCAAGGAGGCCAAGACGCTGGTCCGGGATGCCATTGCTGCCGGAATCTTCTGTGACCTTGGCTCTGGCAGCAACGTGGACCTGTGTGTCATTACCAAGGCTGGGGTGGAGTATCTCAGAGGCTACGACCAGCCAGCACAGAAGGGCCGCAAGTGAGTCACACTTTAGCCTCTTGGACATCCTAATAAAACACAAGAGAGCGCTGTGAAAGAGCAGGTCATATGTGATTGCGCTGTTCAATGCAGTTGATGATTCAGTTTGCAATTCCAAGGCTCAACACATTTAATAATTCTTTTATTCCCTAATAAATTGTGCTTCTGAACCTGGTGAGTGGGCCATGCAGATAAGTGCAGTTATAGTCCTAAGTGCCATATCCAATGTGCGTGATACAGATACAGGTGTAATAATTGTTCAGTATCCTGTGTGCAATATTCTAGCCAGTgtaatgtgcttatttttattcttattcttattcttattattattattcaaagaaaaagttttttttctttttccctatatctttgtgtttttgccaTTGATATGTCATTGTCTTTGATACGTACAGTAGCTGTGATGctaaacaaatttcagagaaatctgGTAGTAAATTTCACTCAGTAAAATTCAGTCACGTCATGccatattttatctttttaaactGACTATCTCTAGACAAGGAGTATAGTTCTTCTGGAAGGTCCTTATTGCAGTGTGATAACTTCTTGACAATGGCAGAAAATACAATCATGCATTGAACAGCTTTTATAACAACCAGCCCTAGTATGAATACAGTGTATTAACAACAGATACTGGGGTTGTATTGTGCAGTCAGTCATTACGATGTTGTCTGTATCAGTTCTGTGCCAGCTACAATTATACACAGTTATAACTGCTAAAATTATGCACTTTACTGAGTCACTGTTTATATTTCCAAAACGTGTTTGGCAATCTAGGTGCTTATCACCATTAACCACCAATTCTGCATGCCTTATTCCCATGTTCTTCCTCACAGACAGGGGGAATACAAGTACAAGCCTGGGACCACAGCAGTGCTCACAAAGACAGTGACACCACTCTCCCTGGACCTGGTGGAGGAAGCGGTCCATCTGATGGACACCAAGTGAGCGTAACCATGACAACCATACAGGAGAAACAGTGACATAAAGGCCATCAatgcaaaaatgacaaacataCCGGGGGAGACTGGTGGAAAATACTTAATGATGTCTGTATTAGTTTTAATACGATTCATCAAAAGAATGTAATACTAATTGTTCAATACTTCCtttcattaataatgaaaaataaaatatggagCTATCATTTACAtcagctgtgttttgtgtggatCAAGCAGCgaataaatctttttaaatcATGAAATTTGgacattctgtttttctgctattTTGAAGTATTGTACTCTAATAAATTTACATACTTATAATTATCATTGCAAATATTCTGACGATGTCAGaaagtgaaaagcaaaaaaggagGGCGGAACAAcattactccaataaaaatgcCCAATTTGTAGATTGACACTTAGATTGTCCAATTATAACACACTTCCGTTCACAATTTCGTATTCATGCGTAACAGAGGCGCATCACACACGGAGTATGAGATTTGGTGAGGAACTGTCATTCCTTTCATATAATTGGCTGGTTGAGGATTGAACCCTGCCTACTTGACTACCAACGGCTCTGATTGGCCGTGACTGGTGGCAGTTGAAATCCTGGACAGGGCGCAttgtttgaatgtgtgtgtggggagacCGTGCGCGGAGCTATTTAATTTAACGTTTGGGAGGAGGAATTTCGTTTGTGTCTCAGTTATCAGGTAAATGTGCGCTTTTCTTTACTAAAACAGTATGTGAAGAAAGCGCGTCGTCTTGTATGCAGACGTAATCGTTAATAATTATTTACTAGTTGCAGAGGCGGTCACAAAACAGAACTTTTTCCGCGCCGCCGCCGGTAGGTACTCGACGTGTTCTGACTGAGGAGAACTTAGCGACGACGTTGTATACATAAATATGACGAGGAAAATAGAAGGATACAGTTTGCTTTAACTTCAATTAGAGTCTGTGTTGGGTGTATAACTGCAGTTCCACTGTATTATATTCAGGAGCCTTCAAGTTTCTATGCTCCAGCAACGAAAAATATGACTGAAGAAAACGCCTCGCGCAGCAGCAGTTCTGCGCCTGCGCCACTCTTGCAGCTGAGCTATTCACCGCGTGATTCACAtgggtatttatttacttgatcAGGCAATAATTGAGACGCTCCTGAGAGGTTACCATGGTGCAGACTTCTTGGCTGTGTGTTGTTGCGTGCGAGCCCCAGCGCAGGTGGGGGCTTACAGTacagacacacccacacacacaggagcaTCATCAACTATTCATCATCAAATTATTAAACTCGTCCTAATGCCCATCAGCGAGGCCTTTTCTGAAGTGACATCTGTGACATTTTTTGTATGCTGCTGGTCCCTCCctagtgactttttttttttttaaaaccacctCAAATGTCACTCTTCTATTGTAATAAATAGTGACTTTTTTGAAGCACCCGGTAAGAATTCTggttgtatattttaaaatatgcatcatCCCCTACGTGTTCCTACAGACGTTATTTGTGTTCGACTGCCATACTGGACGCTGGACTGtttccatccatttttacagGCCTTCTGAGAAATAGCCCACCAGGACTGTTTTGAAGCACCTcactttcaaatattttcaagtgaatGCTGGGAAAGACGATGCTGGCCTCACTGTTGAAGTTAGTCTTGTGTCATGTCACTCGACACTAGTCTCTCTCACTAGTCTGCTGTTGGGACGGCCGAAGCATGCGGCGTGGACACAGACGGAAACCTTCGAGTCCCAAGCGGAGGGCCCCACCGCCAGCCCCACCGCCAGCCCCAGCTCCTGTCAGAACTCCAAGGCGCCGTGGCGTGCAGCCAGGTGAAGCCGAAGGGACAAGTGCTAGGCACCATGGGGTGCTGTGCTGCACACCTTGTGTTTCCGTAG
This genomic interval from Scleropages formosus chromosome 23, fSclFor1.1, whole genome shotgun sequence contains the following:
- the psmb10 gene encoding proteasome subunit beta type-10, whose protein sequence is MMNIDQRPCESQRGGFSFENSRRNAMLEENLSKLGYSAPKARKTGTTIAGIMYKDGVILGADTRATDDMVVADKNCMKIHYIAPNIYCCGAGVAADAEITTQMMASNVELHSLSTGRPPMVVTVTRQLKQLLFRYQGHIGSSLIVGGVDATGTHLYSIYPHGSTDKLPYLTMGSGAAAAMSVFEDRYKPNMELKEAKTLVRDAIAAGIFCDLGSGSNVDLCVITKAGVEYLRGYDQPAQKGRKQGEYKYKPGTTAVLTKTVTPLSLDLVEEAVHLMDTK